GCCGGACGCAAAATGCGGCAATTCAGGATGTCCGCGAAGATTTGGCACCACAAGTCCGATACCGCCGCTCCACCAATGAAACGCAAATCGGGAAAGGGCCGGCCCACGAACTTTTCCACGTGCACCCGCAGCCAGCGCACGTTGAAGGCCACGCCCTCCATGACCGCGCGAACGTAGTGGGCGCGAGTGGTGCGGTGGCTTTGGTTGACAAAAGCACTGCGCGTCCAAGGGTCGTCCCGAGGGGCAAGGACGCCGTTGATCCACGGAGTGAACAAAAGACCATCGCTGCCGGGCGCCACCGAAGCGGCCAGGGAACCCAGATATGCATAAGGGTCTTCCAGCGGCGCGACGCTCGGGTCGTTGCTCGGCAGAAGCACGTTATCCTTGAGAAACTCGAGGCAACGCCCGGCCATGCCTTGTTCCGCAGCGACAACGTATCGCCCGGCGAGAGCCGCGGGCATGGTGGTGAGCATGTGCCGCAAATCGGAACGCTTCCATGGCACATGGCAGCTCAACCACGCGGTGGTGCCGACGTAAAAGTAGCCGACGAAGTCGCGAACCGATCCGGCGCCAATCGCGGCAGAGTGGCCGTCGCTCGAACCCATGACCACGACGGTGTCCGGCCGTAGCCCTAGTTCCTCGGCGACTTCCGGCCGCAGCGGCCCGAGGACGGAATTCACCGGTTTGAGCTCGGGGAGTTTCTCCGGCTCGATCCCGGCCCAGGCGAGCAGCCGCGGATGGTAGTAAATGCGGTGGGGATTGCGATTGTCGGTGAGCCAATAGGGAAACATGGTTCCGTACGAGGCGGCAATGCGCCCGGTGAGCCGGGCGTTGAGGTAGTCCATCGGCTCGAGGAATTTGTACGCTGCGCGATACAGCTCGGGCTGTTCGTTCTTGAGGAAGAGCACATGCCCCAAGCCATCCACCCCGGAGCGCGAGGGGGCGCCACCGGTCAATCGGATCCATGTGAACAACTTGTATGCCCCGTAGCCGGACACGTTGGGCCAACCGCGCACGATGGCG
This sequence is a window from Candidatus Binatia bacterium. Protein-coding genes within it:
- a CDS encoding carbohydrate kinase, coding for MKDRDPWVLAIDMGTSAVKAALVSSRGEVASSATLPISTRLLPRGGAEQDPEEWWKQVTGAARATLAEQPALREKIVAVACTTQWAVTVPVDRYGNPLGPAISWMDTRGAPYVRAIVRGWPNVSGYGAYKLFTWIRLTGGAPSRSGVDGLGHVLFLKNEQPELYRAAYKFLEPMDYLNARLTGRIAASYGTMFPYWLTDNRNPHRIYYHPRLLAWAGIEPEKLPELKPVNSVLGPLRPEVAEELGLRPDTVVVMGSSDGHSAAIGAGSVRDFVGYFYVGTTAWLSCHVPWKRSDLRHMLTTMPAALAGRYVVAAEQGMAGRCLEFLKDNVLLPSNDPSVAPLEDPYAYLGSLAASVAPGSDGLLFTPWINGVLAPRDDPWTRSAFVNQSHRTTRAHYVRAVMEGVAFNVRWLRVHVEKFVGRPFPDLRFIGGAAVSDLWCQIFADILNCRILRPAHPRAANAVGAAFAAFATLGVLDAERMEQRIAIERVFTPDRSTRQLYDERFGEFLDLYRRLGPVYRRLNRRSARSESGASA